The Cynocephalus volans isolate mCynVol1 chromosome 17, mCynVol1.pri, whole genome shotgun sequence genomic interval TCAACTGTGCCCCAGCGACAAGACCTGTTCCCTGGGCTGGGGTATCCCTCATAGAACCAAGGGTAGATTATACCATCTAAATCCTGGTGCGGTTAACAGCCTTGCCTGCAGTCTTGGGACATGTGTCCTTTCTCTGCCTTAAATCTGATACAAGAGGTCAATGAATATATGAAActaacaaaactaaaataaatgtcTGCAATGAAACTTGACTTGAGCCCTTGGAGAGAAACTGAGTTTGGATTGAAGGGCTGTCTGTGCTCCTCTTTGGGAATCTAAGTGACAGATCTGGGTCAGATAACgtgcagaaaagtattgtgatgCATTCCTTTGGTGCCTAACCCTAGAACTTTCAGGCTTTCAGAGAAAGTCACTACTCTGCTGTCTCAGCTCATCTCAGCTGTGTAAGGCTCAGGGCATTGTGGTTATCTGAGGACCAGTCCTGTCGTCCACTTGCTCCTGCAGGCTTGGTCCTACAGCCTAGAACGCCAATCAGAGAAGGCGGGAGGGTCTCTACATGCCACTGTCCATGGCACCTGAGGGATTCTTCACTTTGAAAGCAGCTTCCATTCCTTCTGAACTTGGGGCCAGGAATAATGCAGAGAAGAGCAGTGAAATTTTTGTGGTCATTTTACTTATTCCAGGATCTTCCAAAGACCATGCTACCAGTCATCAAAAAGTAgaatcattaatttaaaatatcccttgattttaagtttttataagATAGGAACACAAATTCCACTCATCTGGCCGGACATCATCCTTGCAGGCTTTATGCCTGTCTCCCACATGCAGGCCCAGGagaactaccatttattgaacttTGTTGTTTAACACATAGGCACTGCTGTCTGACCCTTTACACAGACTGTGTTATTGCCAGCAACCCTTATAGAAAAAacttatccccattttgtagaggagaaaactgaggcttaaagagatgaagtaacttgtccaaagttacaTGGCTAGTAGGTGCAGAAGCAAGAATTCACACCCTGGCCATCTGATTCCAGAGCTTGGGCTCTTGGCCAGCATGTTAGTGTTCCCTGCCTGACCATCACTGGGTTGGGACAAGGAGGCGGTGATGCTTTTAGAAATACAGGCTCCCAGTCCCCACCCCAAATCTCCTGAAACAGAATTTTATGGTAAAATGCAAAGAGTGCAGGTTTTTCAGTATTCACAATTTACATTTACATCCCTGCTTCACTGGTCGCTGGGTGGCCTTTGCCAACTTACTTTCCCTCTCCACCTCTACCTGCTCATCTGGGTTGATGCAGAAATAGACTAGTGGCCAGgctgcctggctctgccacttattagctgggtgactttatttaatttctgtgtgcctcagctttctcatctctaAGATGAGGACAGAAATAATTTCTaccttgtgaggattaaataagttaatatttgtaaagtgcttagaacactgcctggtacataataagcactatatatgtatttgttacattaaaaaacCATCTAAGTAGGGAAAATACCATCCTTTGTGACTTGGCTCTGAAGAATGTTGAAATGAGAGCAATGGATTAACTAAGTTTAAGTATATAATCAGTCTCTACagcatagatttaaaaaaattttaagcccTCTATACTATAAAAGCCACAAATATATTACCACATTTAAAGAGACGTTATCAAATTGAAGAGGTTACTAATCACCCATGGAGGTGTCCTCTTAGCAGTGCCCCAGGGGAGCGAGCCATAGCTGGTCAGGACTTAGAGATGGATTGATGGACCTCCCTCAGCAGGACTACACTGGATGTCAGAAATCTTATACCTTTTGAGACACTGGACAGCTTTCCCATTCCCTGCACACATGGGGAGAATGCACTGATCAATCTTAAAGGTACTTTACTTTCAGTTACttcttataaattaaaaagtgGTTGTGATATTTTTGCTTCTGCCCCTAGGAAGAGAAGGTACTAATAATCGTGCCAACACAGGTTTTTATAGTCCATGTTATAGTGATTTTTCTTATAATGGGCACAGCACTTCAGGGCTGGGTTTCCCTGAGCACAGAGTTGTCTTCATAGCAGGGGGACAGACATGGTCCTCAAAGACCCTCATAGAGAGCTGCCAGTTAGTTCCATTTACCCCACTCAGTCCTGCAGTTGTTATAGGGGATCGTGTGCTCGCTCTTAGAATGAGGAGAAATAGAACAGTCACagactgtttaaaaatatatatttattaaagcgtatttgtttttaattcccaAAGCTTAAGACCATCTTTTCACCTAGCCCATGAGGTACTTGAGCATAGATATCTCAGTACACGGCAGTGGTTTTCTCTCCCTggatctttgtttccttttttcataaAGTGAAGAGGCTCAAGTATTTGGAGAGTCCCATCTAACTCTAAAACTGTTCATGGCTTTGGTTTGACTGCTTATTGCATGACAAGCATGGCTTACCCAGTATTTTAAGTGAATGAATCATGTTTCTCCATTAGATCATTAGGAGTGAGCAGTAATAAATAGAGAATACTAAGTATTGAATAGTATTAAGTGCAGTTTTCTGTTCTACAAAAAAGGAGGATCAGGATAAGAGGAGACATTAAGGCCATGAAGAGCTTCCCAGACACCCAAAGCTATTAGATGATCTTCCTCCTGCAGGCAATGCCATCTGATGGGAGGAGCTCAGTCTATCCAGACAAGCCAGAAGGCTTGATAACAATCCTTCCCCTCTGCCTTTACTCAGGTGTCACTTATTCTCCCCACAAGAAAGGCAAACAGGTCTCAGCAGATGTTGCCATCCatcatgaataaaatgaaatctttcatttaaaattttgttttgtatgaATATGCAAAATTGCCAACCAGGAGTTCagtgggaaaaatgaaaaatctttgTCAACATGATCCGTAGTAGAGACTATTTTCATGTGTTCCAAAGGCAGAAAGGTGAGAAAAGGGAGCTAGTTTGGTTTCTGTCTCCCAAAGGCAGAAGAGGTCAGGAAGTCAAATGGAAGATGCTCTTGTAGATAAGGCACaaagcaggagagcagagggTATCAGGTTCCATGCCCTTCATCACTCAGAACCCATCTCCCTGTCTTGAAGATCTTTGGAAATTATTAAGTTTTGACTCACAGAGATGTACTGTCATGGGCTCAGCAACCCCACCCGCAGGTTCTGTTCTCTCCACTCTCCCTTTGGTCACAGCAGATTTCTTAAGGCACAAGACTCGGCCTGGGCCCTGTGCAGGCTGGCTGAGGAGGAAGGTGGCTGCAATGGCCTCTGAACTCCAGGGAACAAGTGCTGGCTTCAGCTCAAAGTTTCCAGGGTCTGGGAACTAGGTGAGGAACAGCCATAAGAAAACGCAGCTGTACTCAGTATctggaagaagaggtcccagctcCCTCAAGCCTCAGTGCCTGCACATCCCTCCTCAGCTAAACTGTGCCGAGATGTGGGTAGACTAGGTAGTAGCCCACAGCAGAGCCCAGGACCACACCGAGGAAGATCCACGTGTTGTAGGACATTACAGCCAGCATCATGAAGTAGCCGATGACCACCTGAGCTACGTGGATTAATGACTGGCCAAGGTGACACAAAACCCACCTAGATAAAAAGAAGAACCAAATTAATGCTGGTAATGAGCTGGAAGCTGGGAGTTGATGTCAGGGAGTAGAAAGGGCTATTGAGTTAGAGGACTGGCTTACTTATAATTTGTATTCTCAACACAGGAGAGATTTCTTTTTAGAGAGACATATCTCTACCACGTTTAACTCTGAGCTTCTTAGAATCCTAGGCAGAAGGGAAAATGATGAGATATGTATCTTGTCTGATAAGGGATATGAGGAAATCATCAGTTAGGCAGACTTTTCCCCCAAATCTACTGCGGGAGGTGGTTTGACAATGAAAAGAGCATGCACTTTGGTGACAAATCagttcccagctctgccacttactaaatGTGTCCTAGCACAAatgtcttaacctctctgaacttaaatttcctcattagtaaaatgggaataagaacaCCTTGCAGGGTGGTTGTGAAGACGTGAGACACCCATGTAGGGTAGTTGGTGGATGGAGCAGGCAGGCTCACTAAGCACAGGTGAGACTGGAGCTGGAGAGAGGGCAGAATAGGGACCCTAAATGGTTGCCCAATCAcagtgggaagggaagggaggaaaggagagaagagggtgtCTCCCCCGCCAATGGGATATATTGCTGACAGCAATTTTTATCACTTGCTTTTGGACAGCTGCAGATCCCCTCCTGGGTTTGGAAGCCTAGTGACCTAGGGGAGAGTTGAGTGGCCACAGCTCTTGCTAGATAAAGGCCTACACCAGAGTTCTGAAGATCACAGTTCCCTAATGAAATCCTTCTGAGCCTCCCAAGTGGCCGTTCATAGAGAGAACTTTGGCCTGGGCATCAAGAGACCTGAGCTCTCATTCATTGTTCTAACTAACTGTAACCACTTTGGCAAGTCCTTGTCCTCCCTGGGCCCCAATTTCCTTTCTGTGAAGTGGGGTGATGCTCTCTGGGCTCAGGGTGAATGTGAGTACTCTGCCCATTCCCCACACCAAGTGCCTCTACCTGAGGCGGGTTCTGCTGACTGGGGGTGAATCTGTGCCTGCAGAATCCAGGTCTGTCTCAGCGATGTTCTGCTGGCTGGCGGAGGTGGGCAGGCTCACCAGAGCCTGGTGGACCAGCTTGACTTTGCCAACCTTGATGCCTTCATACAGTACAGCCAGGAGCAGGACCACCAACACCGAAAGGGCCATGCCTGTCAAAAGAGGCTGCGTTGCAGAGGACTGGCCTGGCAAGCACTGCTTCCCTTCTAGCCGCTCCCGGAGATGTGGCCAAGGTGGCAGAAGAGCACCTTCACCCACTCCCTCCAAACTCACTGCATCGACCTCTCTTgcatcttcttccccaccctcacTGAGCTCAGAACTTCTTCACTGTCCCTTTTCCCTCTCCAGACCTTTCTTGGTAGGATTGGCCTACTGGAGTGTGGCTTGGACATCAGGAAGAGAAGAAACCTAGAAAAACCAGGGACTGAAGCTGAAGAAGCGATGTACCATCGCCCAGCCACTCCCCCAGCAAGTGGCACAGATCTCTGTCATGACCTCTTGTTAAGAGAAGAGTACCTACAGCAAGGTCCTGTTTACATATATACAGAAAGGGTCTGGAAGGAAGGGTATACAGCAAAGGAGGAATAGTTATCTCAGCAAAGTATACAggtggttttcattttcttcttgcctaatTAAAGTTTCTCCTATgagtatgtattacttttataagaGCAGGAGGAAAAACAGTTATTTCCCAGAAAACACTAAGTGCTTACTGAGCTGCTGTGTAAAATCAACTGCCAGTTGCCACTTCTATTTCAGATGTGGAGGGATAATAAATGGTGCAGCTAAATATTTCTCTGGGCTCTGTGACctagtaagaaataaatatttggtctCTGCCCTGTGTTTCCTGgtacagagctcctaaaaccttcGGAAACTCTGAAAGTGGTAAGTCTTTTTGTATTCTAATAAGATAACTGGTTTCTGGGGGTTCCAggatagcctcaggatgggggctggttgccgggggaaccaaccatgtgattagagggttggaactttctgCCTACCCAGAGCAACCCTGTTACTAAATGTATATATAAGCCTTTATCTGTCCAAATGACAGCATCCTCTCCATGTGTACTCTTCTGCGTCTGTCTTATCATCCAATTGTACCTTGAATATGGGTTCCATTTAGTTCACACAGACCTACCTTGTTTTTCCCAGTGGACACATAGCATCTTTgagattatattttccaaagacaaCCACCAATATATTCCACCCCACATGCTGTTCCTACAGTGTCAACATTCTTGCCATCAAGTGGTAAGATCCATGTTCCCTCCCCTTTAACCTGGGAAGACCTTTGTGACCGCCTCAGCCAGTACAGGTAGAAGTAATGctatgtgacttccaaggctgGGTCTTAAAAATCTCATGCACTTCTACCTTGTTCTCTTGGGACACTCCCTCTTAGAACCTAGCCACTTTGCCACAAGGCAGCCCAGGCCATAGGAGATACCACATGTAGATGTCTGGCCAACAACCCCGCTGAGGTCCTAGCTAACAACCAGCATGAAAGTGAGGAACTCTTCAAGATGACTGTAGTTCCAGCAATTGTCTGACTATACCTGCATGAGAGATCTTGAGTGAGGACCACAGTGAGCCCAGTCAACTCACAGAACCTTGAAAGAGAATAATAACTTGACTATCATTTAAAGCCACTGTGTTTATTCAGCAGTCGGTAGCTGGAATGGTAACTCATTGCAGGGATGGCCATGATTCATTTGATCCGCACGTGCAGTGATgtccatttgggctgtttccagtctgtttgggaggggaggaggaggggcagagctggctggtacagggattaaaccctgaaCTTTGGTGTTAGAATCTATTTTTAATATGTAGTTATTTAAGTTGAAAAGTAACTCCATCATAAATTAGTGGCAAACTCTGCCTTCTCAAGTCAAAGGAATACTCTTCCCTTTCAAATTGGTGTCTCATCTGAGATCCAAGGCTGCAGCAGCTGCTGTGAGTTTCTGAACTGATGCTGACAGTGACTCCTGGATGAGGGAGGTGCTGGGGGCAACAGGAGGCCTTGGTCTAGTTCTGGCTCCAATGCTtactcactgtgtgaccctgCACGAGTCTTTTCTCCTCTATGGGTTTCAGTTCCTTCCCCTATAATAGAGGGAAAAGCTGCCTACCAAGCCTCTTTCTCAGTGCCTTTGTGAGGATCAGTGAGATAATGAAGCTCTTTGCAATCTGAAGGGTAGTGGTTGCAAATGGAATTATAAATCCAAAGTTCTGCACAATGTTTATACCAGAAGATTCGCTCACTTAAATGCCCACAGAGAATAAAGAGAACCTAGGTTCTCCACTGCCTGGCACTATAAGGCTTCTCAAGTTACAAGTCTGGGCTTCCCAATTCTTACCTGCAGAACTGTGGACACTCCAGAAATCAAACAGAAGCACCACTTTATCTGAGAAGATGAAATGCATCTGAAAGAGAAGGCAACTGCATCACAGGGGGCTTAGGGCATTGGAAATCATGGTCCCTAATGTTCTCCAGCAGTCTCCTCTGGAAGCTTGGGAAAATAGGGTCACTGGACTGAAGTGCTGGAAGGGCCATTAGAGGTCATCAGGGCCTACTGAGGCCATACTGAGCAGGGGCTTACCCAAGCAGGTCAGTAGCAGAACTGCAATTAAGATGGCCCTGCTCTATGTGGAAGTGAAGGTGGGGGAGTGTCCATCCTTGTGGGCCAACCAGGCTCAGGGTGTCACAGTGCCCTCAGGCCATGCGGGGATGTCCCACTCTCCCTACTTACCCCTGGGGCCTAGCCATTCTGCTCCAGCTGCAGAAAGGCTACCCTGAGGGGAGCTGTACGATGGAAGCATAAGAGTCCTTTGTCCTGGTAAATCAGGCAGATCCAGCAGTGTTTATCAAGAAAGGGGCCCAGGGCACTATTCCACATCTGTTCACTGATTGACTAAACATTTGCTGAACCAGTTCTGTGCCCAGCACTAAGGAGAGAGGTTAATGTCTCTGCCCTTGATGAGTTCACAGCCCTACAGGAAAGACTGAAGGAAAAAGCAATGGCCATGTAGTGCCTGTCTGAATGCCCTTTTCAGAGAGTGCCAGCTTCACCCTTGTATTCAGGATGGCATCAACAGCTttttatacattatctcatttcaatGTCACAACAGTCCTCTGTGTGACAGGGACAATTAGGCCCATTTTCCAGGAAGGAAAACTAGGGAAACTagatcacaaagctagtaagttggcagagctgggattcaaccATGAATCAAGCTGAATGCCAAAGCCCTGTGCATTCCAGGACACTGTGCTGCCTCCCAATCTCCAAGAAAGGAGGATAAGCCACTGCAGGGATCAAACCTCCTGacgatgttatcagcaccatactctaaccaactgagctaactggccagcccgggATTGTGATTTGAAATGTCCACACCAAGCTTAATGACTGTGTTTGGCAAGACTAAGGCCCAGTGGATCAGTTAGTTCACCGTCTCAGGGAAGGGAAGGTCCCATCTAGTCACCAGGTAAGCCCTCCTTGGCCCACAGAAGCAGCTTTACAAACACTGTCTGTGCTCACTCAGCTACAGAGATCCTGGCTGAGTTGGGATCAGCTTGTGGAAGCCATTGCCTTCTAAGACAATAGCCAAATATTAGAGTCCTTGAATGTCAGCACTAGAGGTGTCCTCAGAGAGTTTTTAGTCACCCTGgctttaaagtttttattgcCAGGGAACACTGGCAAATAAAATCTTCCTTGTAATTCCATTATGTAGAACACAGGGCTCTGggtgaagaggagagagaggtacGAGCTCTGCTGAAACTGAGTTCGCTGATCTGGTCCACTCTATTCCTTCACCCCGTCTCATTTCCAGCTGGGGAAAATAGTCCCAAGAGGGAAAGGGATTTCCAAGACATCATAAGAAGAAGTCTAGTTGCTCTCAATTTGTGTTCAAGGGGCGAGGACCTGGAGAGAGACTGGGTTCTCATGAAGGTTGTGGGCGCCATCAGTTCTCAGAGGGAGTTCAGGGTGGGGTAAACGTcagtgggtggggtggagggataGGCAGTTTGATTAGGTGCCATTGTGTCAGGAAGCTGTGCTGTGTGAGTGCTCCATGGCCTCCCGGAAACCAGAACCACAAACTTCTCTGCAGATCACAGCCCTAAACCATAGGCCATATAAGTTTTAGccttctccacccctcccctgtCGAAATTTAGGATCAAAGAACATAGTAAAGAATAGTAGATTGAGTCTAGGATCTGGAACAAAACAGATGTGTtagtcctcagtttcctcctagGGAAGCTTAGAGAAAACACTCCAAAGTCATTCACACAAGGTGACATACAGTAAGGGCTCAATAACCCAAGTCGCCTTCTTTCCTGTACATGTCAAAGCTAGGGGCAGTCTTCCTCAAAAGTGTTGTATGGAAGAACCATAGGATGTTAAGAGGTACATTGAAAAATGGATTCTGCAGTCAAGTAAGTTTGGGAGAAACTAGAATTGGGCAAAATAAAGCTTAACAGCTCTTTTTGCTGCCAGAAGGCTGAACCTGGAAccctctttccccttttcttgcTTAGCATCCTGTGGGAGAGTATCTCATAGAATACACTTTGGGAAGTGCTCATCTACAGCAACCCTCTTTTCTCATACTTGGGGGAAAAATAACACCTATTGagtattctgtgccaggcactactctGAAACTGTTATGTGTCTTAACTCACTTATAAGAGGAAATTACCCTTCttaactccattttatagatgagaatactaaggcacagagagtttaagtaacttgccaagtTGCACAGCTAGGATTTTGCCtaggcaggctggctccagattCTTTGCTCCTAACTGCTCTCAACACAACCTTTCAGAGTGACACAGGAAGCCCAAGAGGCAGTTgtgacatgcccaaggtcacactgtgaGTAGATGGTAGCATCAGGACTAGAACCTGGGTCTTCTTACTAGGCCCTTATTTGACACAGGAGGAAAACAGATGCTAAGATGTGGAGATGAGCCTGCTGTAGTTTGCAGTACTAGCAGAAATGAAGGCTGGGCTGTCTTTTGGTTGTTAGTTTTAACATTTCAGAAAGAAGGTGTGAAAACAGCAGAAGAGGCAGATATGGCCACTTtgggagaaaagaagggaagaaatttGCGAGGGGAAGGAACAGATGAGAAAAAGTCTCTGTGCAACTAGGACAGCTATGCTCAGCCCATCCCAAGGATGTTCAACCAGTAGTTGGCCAGTATTTCCTGAAAGACAAAGAGCTTATACTAAATaatcaaaggaaagaaacaaagatcaGTCCGGGGATTGGAAAGTAAGGCCAGAGCCCAGGTGGCAATAgctggaaaacaggatggaaagGCAAAGAGGAAGGGGTGGGAGGTAGGGACAGGAGTGGAACACAGGTGTGGATAAGCAATACTGTCATACCTGGATCTGCAGAGACAGAGTAAATTCCAGGTGAATCACTGGGTGTGGCGGAGCGTGCCCTGGCCTGGGAGACCGTGGGCCAGCAATGAGCCTCACACTGGCAAGGGGCTTCAGCAGCGTCACTTTAGAATCTCCAGGgccttattaaaaatgcagattcctgggcctccTCAGACCCCTAAATCAGAATCCAGGGACAGAGTTGCAGGAGGCAAGGGAGGCATAAGATTTTATCCAGCCCCTTTCTGGGGATTCTGATGTTTGTTACAGCTTGAACAGAGGTAGCAAAACCTAGTGGTTAAGGACGCAGCTTCTAAAGCTGCACTGCTTGGTTCTGCCTCTCAGCTCTGCTAGGAACGAGCTGCACGACCTTCAGTTACTGACACACAGTAAGCTCCCTCTggacctcagtctcctcatctgtaaaatgggaataggaCTCTGGGAACCCTTTCACATGGTTTAGCCTCACTCACAGGCCCCTGTTAACATGGTACAGACAGGCTCCTCGCTTGAGCTCCACTCCTACTCTGAAaccccacaaaagaaaaaaaaggagtgtGCCTGTTTCTGGGTTGGGTGGGGGACCTCATCCGTGCATCTCCTTAATCCCCGAGTTCAGACTTGGACACTGCAGCTTTAAGTTTGGTAGAGACCTGGAAATAGACCTGTTGTTCTATTCCATGTGCTTACCAAACATGCCTTTCAGTGCTGAAAGGGCTCTGCTTCATGTCACCAACCCCTGCCTGTCCCTACACAGGGACTGAGCTCACTGGAGACCCTGGATCTCAGTACAGAGAAAGAGTGTAAAACCATCTGATTGAACAGAACAGCCATTCAGCTACTGTATCTTCAGAGGGCCTGCATGTGCTCACCTTCCATCCTTCATCTGTGTCATTTCCTGTGACATCTCTGCAGGTGCCTACTATTGTGAACCCCATTAAATCAACAAGGAAGGCAAAGAAAGGCCCACTTATCTGCCCAAGCAGATAAGGTTCCCAGTGATCAGGTACCCAGAGCCAGAGATCTTTCTGGAACGCCTGTTTTGATTCTCAAACCTCAGCATGCACAACAAGCACTCTGGGTGTTTCTGGGAAACACGTCTGTGGGGCCACACTCTGAGAAATCATCTGAACTGTGATGCTCTCTTGCCACTTGGTAGGGACTGGTCAAGTAAA includes:
- the SLC31A2 gene encoding protein SLC31A2; this encodes MAMHFIFSDKVVLLFDFWSVHSSAGMALSVLVVLLLAVLYEGIKVGKVKLVHQALVSLPTSASQQNIAETDLDSAGTDSPPVSRTRLRWVLCHLGQSLIHVAQVVIGYFMMLAVMSYNTWIFLGVVLGSAVGYYLVYPHLGTV